The region CTTTGCGGTCAACCTCAATCAACAAACTGCATCCGGTCAGGTGGAAATTGCACAGCCAGGGTTAGGGGGGTTCCGTGCTGACAAGTTCGTTGGGCGTGTCAGCGTTGTTGACGGTGTCGCCACCTTGCAAGATGGCAAATTGACCCAGGGGCAAACCGTTCTGCAATTAGACGCCTCTACCAATCTGCGAGATGCCGACCCTCAGTTCAAAGGACGCATCAATGTGGCTCAAGGGAATATTCAAGATGTGTTGGAAGCGTTGCAGATCTTTGAACTTCAAGACTTTCAGCGGGGTATTCGAGCACCCATTTATGGTAAAGCTGCTGATTTGCAAACTGTCCCCATCGATGCCAGCAATGTCTCAATTCAAACTCAACTTCGGCGTCTGGCAGAAATCCAGGCATTGCGAGCGATCGCGCAGGCTGAAAAAGACGCTGCAATCCTTCCCGATTTGGCAGAACTCACCGGAAATTTCACCGGAACCATCAATGTGACAGGCTCCCTCTCCGCTGGCATCAATGCCAACTTTGATATTCGGGGACAGGATTTTCAATGGGGACGATTTACAGCCAACCAAGTAGTTGCATTGGGCAGTTTCCAGAACGGTGAATTAACCTTGCTGCCCCTCCGGCTCCAAACGGATGATGCCGTGATCGCCTTCTCTGGGCAACTGCTTGGAGCCAGCCAATCTGGACAACTCCGGATTGAGAACTTTCCCGTGGAACAGTTAACCGACCTGGTGCAACTTCCGATCAATGTGAGCGGCTTGTTGAATGCTACCGCCACCATCTCTGGTAGTTTTGGCAATCCTCAAGCGATCGGGCAATTTAGCCTCAACAATACTCAACTCAACGCCAAAGACGTTCAAACTATCCGCGGTAGCTTCACGTATACCAATGCCAGACTCGACTTCTCAAACACCATCGCCATCACCGAAACCGATCCCAATCCTCTTTTCATCGTCGGTAGCATTCCCCTGAAATTATTTGGAGTTGAACCTGCCAGCAATACAGTCAGTCTGGATATCAACGTGAGAGATGATGGCTTAGCCTTGCTGAATGTGCTGACCAATCAAGTCAGTTGGGTAGACGGCAAAGGCGAAGTGAGAGTCAGTGTGAGAGGAACCCTTGCCAACCCGATCGCCGTTGGGGTGGTAAGGGTGCAAGATGCCACCCTACGGGCAAGAGCCTTGCCAGACCCATTGACCAATGTGAACGGAACTGCCCGCTTTGTCCAAGATCGGATTCGAGTTGAGCAATTCGCAGGCGATTTTAGCCAGGGGAAAGTGGTTGCTTCTGGGGTCATCCCGCTGGCAAATCCTCTTGAGCCAACTGACCCAGACCTGGACAATCCTTTAACCGTCCAACTGAATAAGATTGCCCTCAATTTAAAGGGACTCTACCAAGGCGGAGTTGATGGCACTGTGATTATTACCAGAGCAGCGCTTGATCCAGTCATTAGCGGCGACATCCGGCTCAGCAACGGACAGGTTCAGCTTGCTGCTGGAACTCCAGAAGCAGGTGGCGAGGGGCAAACTAGTCAACCATCTAACGTGGCATTTGCGGATCTCAAGCTCACTCTGGGAGACGGGGTTGTTTTGGTTAATCAACCCATCCTAAGATTTGTCGCCAGGGGAGATCTGGTGATCAATGGAGATGTAACCAGTCCCGAACCTTCAGGCACCATTCGGTTAACCTCCGGGCAAGTTAACCTGTTTACAACACAATTTGTGCTAGATCGCAGTTATAACCAAACAGCCGTTTTTGTTCCTGGTCGAGGGCTTGACCCTGACTTAAATGTGCGGTTAGTAGCGTTAGTCTCTGAAGTCACCAATCGCCGTCAGCCCTCAGTACTCACCCCTTCTGAAATTCTGGACGTTCCAGCCCCAGCATCTAGTTTTGGGTCATTGAGAACCGTCAGAGTGCGAGCAGAAGTGATGGGACCTGCCAGTCGCCTCTCAGAAAATTTGTCTCTGACCAGTAGCCCACCGAGGTCGGAGGCAGAGATTGTTGCCCTTATTGGTGGTGGCTACATTGATACGCTGGGACGAGGTGATACGTTGCTAGGGTTAGCCAACCTGGCAGGGTCGGCGTTGTTGACCAATGTGCAAACGTTTATTGGACAAACCTTAGGGTTGAGTGAATTCCGCTTGTTCCCTACCTTCACAACTGGGAATAACCGTGATACGGGCGAAACCAGTGGGACGTTAGGGCTGGCAGCAGAAGCAGCAGTGGATATTACTCCCACTCTCTCAGTTGGTGTGATTAAGATTTTGACCAATAATGAACCTGCTCAGTTTGGTCTGCGTTATCGCATTAATAACAACCTGCTATTGCGCAGCTCCACTAATTTTTCAGGTGATACGAGAGCTTCCGTTGAGTACGAGTTAAGGTTCTAGTTGATTTTACATCCAGTCAACTGCAAGGCTAAGTCGCAAGGTTCCCAGTCCCAAATCTTTGTCGGACAGGGCCCGTGCTTCAAAAATTGCCATCATGTCTTTGAACTGTGGGTTTCCGCGGGAGGCACCAGTTAACCCTTTGGCGATGATGAGACCGCAATAACCTTTGGTTTTCTTGCAGCGCTGTTCCCATTTTTTGCGAGCAGCAACGTGCGTAGGGTCGTCTTCGCCGAATTCACCAAATAAATGCAGATCTCCGTTCCCTGTTTGCAGCAGTCCAATGTCGTAGCGATCGCCCCCGAATGGATCTTCGCCTGGATTGAAGCAAATTGCTTGTAGTCCGCCTGCATCCTTCAAGTCCTGGATCAGCGCTTTGGCTTTGGGGCGAGAAGTTTGAATCATGATCACAGGAAGCCCATCCCCTGCCTGCGTAACTGACTGCGGTTGGTAATATTCTGCCCCCAGCCGTAGCATCTCCAGGACATCCCAGGGAACCATGCCCAGGCTTAAGAAGGAGTTTTCAGGTACCAGATCATTACGCACTGAGGGAAGGAATGCCTCTGTCTCATCATCTGCCCCTTCCATAGCTAATAGTTCGGTTGCCAAATCGGGCATGGTGGAGACTTTGACCGATAGCTGAGAGGGTTCTTCGCCATCTATGCCAGGCAATGGGATGCGGTAGCGGCTACTCAGGGCTGGGAACGAATCCTTTTGCAGTTTTTGACGATGTTGGCGCAGGAAGCGATGCAATGCCTCCAGGCTAATGAGCATACTGGCAGCTTCGTCTTCGTAAAGAAACGATCTCAACCCTTCTAGCGGGTGGAGATTGCCAAACACGGGTTCGAGTTGATCGCTAGAGGGGGGAAATTTTAATCCAATTGCGCGATCGCCAGGTTCATCCTCGTCGTCGCTCTCAAATGTCAGGAACAAACAATCTTGCCCTAGAAAAGCTTCCTGCATTTGCTCTAAGGATTCTTGCGAAATTGCCCGCTGCCGGAACTGCTTGAGAGAATCAATCGAGCGATAGAATAATACTCCAAATTCCATCCCCAGCATTCCCATGACTGAGGCATAAAGGGTTCCCACGTCCCACTGGTTTAGCTCAATGGCAATAATTTCGTGATCGGCAAAGATCTGCCAGGGAGCATCCTCCCAAATTTCGTAGGCCTTCTTGGTTAGCAACTCGGCAAACTTGGGTGGCAAGTTGGGTGGGCGATTGCCAATCGCATCTTGTAGCCCTCGAAAAATTTCATCAATTAAAGGCAACTCAGGCACATATTCCAGAGTAATGTCCAGATCCTGTAAGACTCCTCGGAGAAAAAATTGCAACTCGCGATCGCGCACCACTATCTTTTTAGGGCGGGCTGGAGTACTGGGATTATGGGGTTGTTCCATCGCCTTAAGTAAGGTGCGAACCACGGCTTCTGGTCCCGTTTGCACTGTCACAATGTCCATTGCTCGCACCATTCCCTGGGTACCATCTACCCAAAGAATGCAATCTCCCTCTGGTGGAATTTCGGAGTCCATTTCCATCCAGTCGCCACTATCCGTGTTGGTAATTAAGCGACGGCGATCGCCTTCCCAGACACTGGGAATCTGCTTCAGTTTTTGCAGACGACGGCAGGTAGAGCGATTAAGCGCATTCATAGATGGGTACGGTAAGGAGCAAGGAATCACCCCGATCTAATCAATTCATCTCTGAAAACTGGATGATGAGGCTGATCTCAATCGCGGTTAGATATTCATATTACTGTGGTGGATTTGATGCAAACGACTGTAGTTATGAGAGTTAATTCACACAATGTTGAAGAGTCGTCATAGTTGGCAATGAGTCATAACACAAGGTCGCTTTGAAAGCGGGTTGAGTGATCTATGCTGGATAGTATGATTGGAACAAGTGATAAAACCCAATTATCGCGATCGCCAGGGAGTTTTAAGAATCCATGACACAAGCAACTCAGGCTCAACAGAGAGGCATTCAGATGACAGATGCTGCCCTTAAGCATGTTTTGATGTTGCGGGAGAAGCAAGGAACCGACCTCTGTTTACGGGTAGGTGTGCGAGGTGGAGGCTGCTCTGGAATGTCGTATACGATGAATTTTGAAGATCCTACCAACATTCAAGAGACTGACGAGGTCTACGACTACGAGGGGTTCAAAGTTGTGTGTGACCCAAAGAGTCTGCTGTATTTGTACGGTTTAGTGCTGGACTACAGCGACGCGTTGATTGGCGGTGGCTTCCAGTTTACAAACCCTAACGCCAATCAGACCTGCGGTTGTGGCAAGTCCTTTTCAGCCTAATTTTGTCAATAGTGCTGCAATAGTTTTGAACCTTACAGTTTTATTTCTTACTCTTCCATGACTCAGACTATCGAATCACTTTTTGATGAGGGAATTGAGCGCTATAAGGCAGGAGAAGCCCCAGAAGCATTGATTCCAGTCTTCAAAGAAGTGTGCGATCGCGCTCCTAAAAGTAGTTCTGCCTGGACATGTCTCGCCTGGTTATACTTGCTTACTGATAAGCCGCTCAAAGCCTATGAAGCTGCCCAAAAAGCAGTTAAGCTTAATCCGCAAGACCCGCAAGCCCGGGTAAACTTGGCACTGGCAATGCTGGATGCTGATAAGAAAGGCGTGCGCCAACACATCGAACTCGTGCAACAAATTATTTTGGTAGCGGCTGAACTGCGGGAAGAAATTGAACAAAACATTCAAGATGGCTTGGCTCGTAAACCTGGTTGGAAAAGCTTGGAACGGGTAAACGCCTGGTTGTTTGAATAATGCTTTCTGGCATCGCCGTCTTACGAAAGGAATTGATTTTATGTTCTCCACTGAGCAACTAATTACCTACGCCCGGTGGTCGGGTTATTTCACGATTTTCTGTGCAGTGATTGCGGTGTTGGGATGGCTGCTGAAGTGGGGCATCCGCTTTCGCCTGGTTGGCATTACCGGGTTTATGACTGTCTTGACTGGTGGCTTGTTTGCTCTTAGCTTAGGGCTTTATGTGCGTCCCACAATTCCAGATGCCATCCGCTTTGCTTGCGTGTTCGACACAGGTGGCACAAGTGTTGTGATTTCAGTTCCACCGACTGTCACGGAGACTCAACTGCGAGCAACTCTGGAGCAAGCTGCTCTGGATCTCTATTCCCCCGGTCGGTTGTCTCAAGGAACTGATAAGATGACAATTCGGGCAAGAACGGTATTGCATCCAGAACCAGGGATTTCCAAACTGGTTTATCTGGGACAGGTGCAGCGATCGCTTCTCTCTCGGGACAACGCTCAACTAGAAATTCAACTTGATTCAGCCCAACTGGCTCAACTTCCCCAGCCAACTGCATAACTGCTGTATAGACAGAGTTGAAGGATTTGTGAGGGTATGCACAGATACTCCATAGCAAATACTAAAATCAACGTCTATTCCTTTTTATAGTTTTTTGCGATATGCCAACGACTGTTAATTCGCTTCCTGTTCTAAGTGTTGCACCCTCTCAAGTAGTTCGAGGACAAGGAATCTTAGCAGAAGCTATCGCGATGATCGCACAATTGGGACAGCGTCCGTTTGTGGTTGGCGGAGATACCACACTGCAGCGCGTCCAGTCCCAGTTTCAAGCTGCCTTTCAGCAGCACAACTTGCAATCAGTTCAAAGGTCATATTTGCCCGATTGCAGCGAAACCAGTTTGGCAACCCTACGTAAGGCTGTTCAGTCTCATCAAGCAGATGTGGTGATTGGGGTTGGGGGTGGCAAAGCCCTTGACACTGCAAAGCTACTGTCCTATCAGTGTCAACTTCCCGTGGTTACCATTCCCACATCTGGTGCCACCTGTGCCGCCTGGACAGCGTTATCCAATGTTTATTCCAACGATGGGGCATTTTTGTATGATGTGCCCTTGTTACATTGTCCCAATTTGTTGATTCTGGATTACGACCTGGTCGCCACGGCTCCTCAACGAACGCTTGTTGCTGGGATTGGAGACGCGATCGCTAAGTGGTACGAAGCTTCGGTAAGTAGCGGACATACTCAACACACGTTAACGATTGCCGCTGTCCAACAAGCTAGAGTGTTGCGAGATATTCTATTTCAGAAATCAGTGGAAGCCTTGCAAAAGCCTGGTAGCAATACCTGGCAAGAAGTTGTTGATGCAACCGTTTTGTTGGCAGGTGTGATTGGGGGCTTGGGGGGTGCTCAATGTCGCACGGTCGCAGCCCATGCTGTTCATAATGGGTTGACCCATCTCCCTGCCAGTCATGGCACCCTGCATGGCGAGAAAGTTGCCTATGGCATTCTGGTACAGCTCCGTCTGGAAGAGTTAATTCAGGGAAACCAACTGGCTGCCACTGCTCGCCAACAACTTTTGAAGTTTTACGCCGAGATAGGGTTACCCTGTAGTCTGCATGATCTTGGACTTTCTCAGGTATCCCTTGCCGATCTGGAGCATGCTGCCGCGATCGCCTGCGCCGAAAAATCTGATATTCATTACCTTCCCTTTCCAGTTAACCCAACTCAACTATTGGCAGCGATGGTGTCAACTACAGCACCCTGCCAAAGTGTGAAACGCTGGGGAGAAGAAGGGATGGAACATCAAGAAAGCGAGGTGCAGGCATGAGTTTGGACTGGATAACCCCGGCAGATCGATTAAAAACTTTGCCCCCTTACGTATTTGCCCGATTAGATGAACTAAAGGCACGCGCAAAAGAGCAGGGGCTGGATCTAATTGATCTGGGCATGGGAAATCCAGATGGTGCCACTCCACAGCCGGTGGTAGATGCGGCGATCGCGGCTCTGCGAGATTCATCGAATCATGGTTACCCCCCTTTTGAAGGCACAGCAGGATTTCGCCAAGCCATTACCGAATGGTACGAACGGCGCTACAACGTTAAGCTTGATCCAGACAGTGAAGCCCTGCCACTGTTGGGATCGAAAGAGGGGTTAACTCATCTGGCACTGGCATACGTGAATCCAGGAGATGTGGTATTGGTCCCCAGCCCAGCTTATCCTGCTCACTTTCGCGGTCCCTTAATTGCTGGAGCGAACATCTACAGCATCATCCTGAAGCCGGAAGATGATTGGGTCATCAACCTCAAAACCATCCCAGATGAAGTAGCGGAACGGGCTAAGATTCTTTATTTCAATTACCCTAGCAACCCGACGGCCGCAACCGCTCCCCGCCAATTTTTTGAGGAGATCGTAGCATTTGCGCGGCGCTTCAATATTTTGCTAGTGCATGATTTATGTTATGCCGAGCTGGCATTTGATGGGTATCAACCTACAAGCCTGCTAGAAATTCCGGGTGCAATCGATATCAGTGTCGAATTCCACACCATGTCCAAAACCTACAATATGGCAGGCTGGCGTGTTGGTTTTGTCGTGGGCAATCGGCATGTGGTGCAGGGCTTGCGAACACTCAAAACTAACTTGGATTATGGCATTTTTCGGGTGCTGCAAACGGCGGCTCAAACAGCACTGCAACTCCCAGATGTGTATCTGCATGAAGTACAGGCACGCTATCGGACTCGTCGCGATTTCTTGATTCAGGGGTTAGCAGAATTGGGATGGACTATCCCTAAAACCAGAGCCACGATGTATTTGTGGGTTCCTTGCCCACCCGGAGTTAGTTCCACAGATTTTGCTCTGTCTGTGCTGCAGCAAACAGGGGTTGTGGTCACGCCAGGAAATGCTTTTGGGGCAGGGGGAGAAGGCTATGTGCGCATTAGCCTAATCGCCGAGTGCGATCGCCTGGGAGAAGTGCTGCGCCGTTTGAAACAAGCAGGTATTACTTATGACTCAGGCGCTGAACTAGCAGCCAGTTTACAAGGAAAGAAATAATAGTTACCAGAGCTGGCTAACTGGGAAAAGAGCCGCAATCCCATCTAGAAAGCGAGCAGCTAACACACCGCCCAGAAAGCTAATGAGGCGGGCTTTCCAGACAGAATCTCCGCTAATCGGCACCATTCCCCACAGCATCCAGCTACACACACACCCCACAAGAATCGTGACCAAAATTGCCACGATCGCGGGTTCAAAATATCCCCGCAGCAGCAAAAAGCCTAAATAGCTAAATAAAATATTGCTGCTGCTAAAAAACCTGGCAGACTTGGGAAACAATAGCCCATTTAGACAATCCACCAGTAAAGCGATCAAGGTGACGATCACCAAGTCACGAGTTCCCCGTAGCAAAAGCAGGGTTCCCAAAAGTAAAAACATTTCGGCATTAGCAAACACTCGCTCAGTCCGATTAATGGAAGCTGAAACCGGAGGACTCCAAAAACCTGGCAAGGTGCGAAAGGTGAAACCTATTTCATTGAGGTTTTTCCCTAAAGCCAGTGCGATCGCTAACGAAAATAGCCAGACATACACAATGATGTCTGCGATTGTTTTGGCTTGTGTTGCGAAATCGTTAACTGTCACCGATGCTCCATAACCACTTGACACAGGCTCTCCTGCTTTGATTCTGCCGAAACTAGCAACGCACCCATCAAAAGGCTAACAATTGCCAAAAGTCTATGCCAAACGGCTAAAAACTCTCTGAATTTTAACCCGTATCCAGACAGACCTCGCTTCATTGATATTGCATTTCATAACGCCCATATCCCTATAATCTGGCAAGGGTTGAATCATCAGGTCTATTTCGCCAACCCCCGCCAGTCTCGAACTTATGAACGTCGCAACTGATTTGGGGCTCATCCTAATGTTGATCGGGGTGAATGCCTTTTTTGCCGCCGCAGAAATTGCGCTTGTATCTGCGAATCCTGTACGCATGAGAATGATGGCAGAGGAGGGAAATCGATCAGCACGGCGAGTGCTCGCTGCAATGGAAGATAGCACTCGGTTTCTAGCAACAGTTCAAATTGGGATTACGCTGGCAGGCTTTTTCACCTCAGCAACGGCTGCGACAAATCTTTCTGCCCCAGTCACCGAAATGTTGGAACCCGTACTCAAAGAGGCGGCTGCATCGGTTTCACTGATTCTCATTACAACTGTCATCGCTTTTATCAGCTTAGTTTTGGGTGAATTGGTGCCTAAGCGTCTGGGACTTCGCAATGCTGAAGCGATCGCCCTTGCCTCAATCAATCCCATTCGCTGGTTAGGCAAAATCGCCGCCCCAATCGTCAAGTTCTTAAGCATCTGCACCAACATTATTTTGAGACTCACAGGCAACCCGGTGATTGATACAGAAGAAAGCGTTAGCACTGAAGAAATTAAAGCGATGGTTGATTCCGCACGGGCAGGCGGATCGGTGGGCGAACAGGAACGTCGCATCATTCACGGTGCAGTAGAACTGAGTAATGTCACCGCTCGTGCCATCATGGTGCCGCGGGTTCAAATTCAGTACTTAAAAACCACGACCTCTTTAGAAGAAGCCTATCAAGTTGCGGCGGAAAACGCCCACACCCGACTCCCTGTTTGCGAAGGCGATCTGGATCATATTGTTGGCATTCTGCATGTCAAAGACTTAATTCGCCCGCTGCCAGAACTGAGAGAGCATCCCCCATCGATTGCCGAACTAGTGCGCCCAGTACATTCTGTACCCGAAACTAAGCCTGTTCACGACCTACTGGAAGAAATGAAAAAAAACCGCCTGCATCTGGTGATTGTGCGGGATGAATTTGGTGGCACTGCTGGATTAGTCACATTGGAAGACGTGCTGGAAGAAATTGTGGGGGAAATTCGAGATGAATACGACGCGGAAGAAGAGCGGGAATTTCGCCAAATTGGTGAACATGAGGGCATTTTCAAAATTCGCGCCAGCATCGCCACGGTGAATAATGAACTGAATCTGGAGCTTCCCCGCGAAGATGCTGCCACCCTGGCTGGATTATTTCTAGAAGATTTGCAGCGTCCCCCTGAACCTGGCGATCGCCTCCAGGTCAATGATGTGTTGCTTACCGTGTTGGAAGATGGACAGCGAGTGCGGGTGGCGGTGGTGCCAATGCCCACTACTGAATCAGACGATGATTAAATACTCGCACATCGGCAGGCCCCCACTACTGGACTCTGGCTTCTGGCGAAGAGTCCACTGGCAAGGATGAATCAACCGCGATCGCCCATAATGGACACAAAAGCTAGCGAACCTGCACCTTAGCCCCCTTTCTTTCCTCTCTTTTATGTCTGGTGATTTTGAGAAAAACAGTCTAGATTGGCAACTTCATCTCTGGCAAATCCGCATTGCCGAATGGGTTGAGCGACTCTTTCAGTCTTCTAACAACAACCCAAGTCTGCCCAACTGGTCGTTTCCAGAATGGCTATTGCAGAGATTATTCTGGGCGCTCGCCATCGCCCTAAGCCTGTGGGCACTGTGGCAACTTTATTCTATCCTGGCTCCTTATTTAGGAACCAGCATCCTGGCAAACAGCCAACAGCCAACAGCCACAACTTCACACCCAGAAAGGCGAACCACCGCTGAGTGGCACCAGCGATCGCGATTGCTAGCGCAGCAAGGCAACTATCGAGAAGCATGTCGTGCTCTGTATCAAGCAACCTTGCAACATCTAGATATCGCAGGGCTGATTCCTGGAGAAGCCAGCCGCACCGATGGCGAATATCTTCGTCGGCTGCAAACCCTGCCCAATCCTCACCCTTACCAGATTTTGATCCGCACCCATGAGCAGTTGTGCTTTAGCCATATGGAGGTGACTCAAGAAACCTTTGAACACTGTGAGCAGGCTTACC is a window of Leptolyngbyaceae cyanobacterium JSC-12 DNA encoding:
- a CDS encoding protein of unknown function DUF2518 (IMG reference gene:2510095727~PFAM: Protein of function (DUF2518)), whose amino-acid sequence is MFSTEQLITYARWSGYFTIFCAVIAVLGWLLKWGIRFRLVGITGFMTVLTGGLFALSLGLYVRPTIPDAIRFACVFDTGGTSVVISVPPTVTETQLRATLEQAALDLYSPGRLSQGTDKMTIRARTVLHPEPGISKLVYLGQVQRSLLSRDNAQLEIQLDSAQLAQLPQPTA
- a CDS encoding hypothetical protein (IMG reference gene:2510095726), producing MTQTIESLFDEGIERYKAGEAPEALIPVFKEVCDRAPKSSSAWTCLAWLYLLTDKPLKAYEAAQKAVKLNPQDPQARVNLALAMLDADKKGVRQHIELVQQIILVAAELREEIEQNIQDGLARKPGWKSLERVNAWLFE
- a CDS encoding Iron-sulfur cluster assembly accessory protein (IMG reference gene:2510095725~PFAM: Iron-sulphur cluster biosynthesis~TIGRFAM: Iron-sulfur cluster assembly accessory protein) produces the protein MTQATQAQQRGIQMTDAALKHVLMLREKQGTDLCLRVGVRGGGCSGMSYTMNFEDPTNIQETDEVYDYEGFKVVCDPKSLLYLYGLVLDYSDALIGGGFQFTNPNANQTCGCGKSFSA
- a CDS encoding hypothetical protein (IMG reference gene:2510095723~PFAM: Domain of Unknown Function (DUF748); Family of unknown function (DUF490)), translating into MTHSPHPDRDPNSEPPSEPQPSHRSSRFRQIRRIAIPVGITLAIGTGGLAFWGWRFIHEELPGIVAKNLGETLNRPVKVGDVEGISLSGLVIGESSIPPTADDTDEASVQRIEVGFNLWQTLTTGKLKLAITLKDATIFLEQQKEGWVTTRLKTQEEGRIELGTIRVENATARLLGLGTIAGKRSVVVLNQINGRLDLFDQNQRFSYELSGQSATDGKFKLLGETLLPSQETNLQVQAENFLVSEVDRLLNLPFDLPKGRAGGNFNVELSPNIKNPPINGTAQFQEVTLAIPGIPRPFVRAKGTLQFRGNQVLPENVVGTYGKATGIVNGAIDLNKGFDLSAKIQPISLPDLTETLKLSLPFPVEGRVTADLKVTGPIEQPILSGVARSIAPGKVDRIALENYNTAFVLNTADEELVIQKIQATPTAGGQVLGSGRINLGATNAAGQPSPELALNFLVKDVPGDSIAQAYNNGNPLSVTIGAVNAQALVSGPADNIKTTVRWSAPNATYAGSGKIVIANGITRLQDTTFKVEGGTVNLDAIAANDSWQAVIIGAGIPLNRFSPDLRGLFSGKFTASGSLSSFNPASIRAQGTAQFSEGIAVLDQPLVAQVQWNGQKLLVQQATAPGFSAAGAIALNFDDTPTITSFDLNVRLNDFNLQDVDVMLPGNIAYSGRADFDGRITGTPTAPSVDGRLALKQFVVAGVAFEPYLSGRVQYARGVRLDLRGEQDRIATVLDSQFRPVAFEIRQGDAIAEGRTQGELLMVTVKNFPLTTVQLPVIPDQFSPNGTLSGTFAVNLNQQTASGQVEIAQPGLGGFRADKFVGRVSVVDGVATLQDGKLTQGQTVLQLDASTNLRDADPQFKGRINVAQGNIQDVLEALQIFELQDFQRGIRAPIYGKAADLQTVPIDASNVSIQTQLRRLAEIQALRAIAQAEKDAAILPDLAELTGNFTGTINVTGSLSAGINANFDIRGQDFQWGRFTANQVVALGSFQNGELTLLPLRLQTDDAVIAFSGQLLGASQSGQLRIENFPVEQLTDLVQLPINVSGLLNATATISGSFGNPQAIGQFSLNNTQLNAKDVQTIRGSFTYTNARLDFSNTIAITETDPNPLFIVGSIPLKLFGVEPASNTVSLDINVRDDGLALLNVLTNQVSWVDGKGEVRVSVRGTLANPIAVGVVRVQDATLRARALPDPLTNVNGTARFVQDRIRVEQFAGDFSQGKVVASGVIPLANPLEPTDPDLDNPLTVQLNKIALNLKGLYQGGVDGTVIITRAALDPVISGDIRLSNGQVQLAAGTPEAGGEGQTSQPSNVAFADLKLTLGDGVVLVNQPILRFVARGDLVINGDVTSPEPSGTIRLTSGQVNLFTTQFVLDRSYNQTAVFVPGRGLDPDLNVRLVALVSEVTNRRQPSVLTPSEILDVPAPASSFGSLRTVRVRAEVMGPASRLSENLSLTSSPPRSEAEIVALIGGGYIDTLGRGDTLLGLANLAGSALLTNVQTFIGQTLGLSEFRLFPTFTTGNNRDTGETSGTLGLAAEAAVDITPTLSVGVIKILTNNEPAQFGLRYRINNNLLLRSSTNFSGDTRASVEYELRF
- a CDS encoding hypothetical protein (IMG reference gene:2510095730), coding for MSSGYGASVTVNDFATQAKTIADIIVYVWLFSLAIALALGKNLNEIGFTFRTLPGFWSPPVSASINRTERVFANAEMFLLLGTLLLLRGTRDLVIVTLIALLVDCLNGLLFPKSARFFSSSNILFSYLGFLLLRGYFEPAIVAILVTILVGCVCSWMLWGMVPISGDSVWKARLISFLGGVLAARFLDGIAALFPVSQLW
- a CDS encoding glycerol dehydrogenase-like oxidoreductase (IMG reference gene:2510095728~PFAM: Iron-containing alcohol dehydrogenase), encoding MPTTVNSLPVLSVAPSQVVRGQGILAEAIAMIAQLGQRPFVVGGDTTLQRVQSQFQAAFQQHNLQSVQRSYLPDCSETSLATLRKAVQSHQADVVIGVGGGKALDTAKLLSYQCQLPVVTIPTSGATCAAWTALSNVYSNDGAFLYDVPLLHCPNLLILDYDLVATAPQRTLVAGIGDAIAKWYEASVSSGHTQHTLTIAAVQQARVLRDILFQKSVEALQKPGSNTWQEVVDATVLLAGVIGGLGGAQCRTVAAHAVHNGLTHLPASHGTLHGEKVAYGILVQLRLEELIQGNQLAATARQQLLKFYAEIGLPCSLHDLGLSQVSLADLEHAAAIACAEKSDIHYLPFPVNPTQLLAAMVSTTAPCQSVKRWGEEGMEHQESEVQA
- a CDS encoding aspartate/tyrosine/aromatic aminotransferase (IMG reference gene:2510095729~PFAM: Aminotransferase class I and II); its protein translation is MSLDWITPADRLKTLPPYVFARLDELKARAKEQGLDLIDLGMGNPDGATPQPVVDAAIAALRDSSNHGYPPFEGTAGFRQAITEWYERRYNVKLDPDSEALPLLGSKEGLTHLALAYVNPGDVVLVPSPAYPAHFRGPLIAGANIYSIILKPEDDWVINLKTIPDEVAERAKILYFNYPSNPTAATAPRQFFEEIVAFARRFNILLVHDLCYAELAFDGYQPTSLLEIPGAIDISVEFHTMSKTYNMAGWRVGFVVGNRHVVQGLRTLKTNLDYGIFRVLQTAAQTALQLPDVYLHEVQARYRTRRDFLIQGLAELGWTIPKTRATMYLWVPCPPGVSSTDFALSVLQQTGVVVTPGNAFGAGGEGYVRISLIAECDRLGEVLRRLKQAGITYDSGAELAASLQGKK
- a CDS encoding hypothetical protein (IMG reference gene:2510095724), which encodes MNALNRSTCRRLQKLKQIPSVWEGDRRRLITNTDSGDWMEMDSEIPPEGDCILWVDGTQGMVRAMDIVTVQTGPEAVVRTLLKAMEQPHNPSTPARPKKIVVRDRELQFFLRGVLQDLDITLEYVPELPLIDEIFRGLQDAIGNRPPNLPPKFAELLTKKAYEIWEDAPWQIFADHEIIAIELNQWDVGTLYASVMGMLGMEFGVLFYRSIDSLKQFRQRAISQESLEQMQEAFLGQDCLFLTFESDDEDEPGDRAIGLKFPPSSDQLEPVFGNLHPLEGLRSFLYEDEAASMLISLEALHRFLRQHRQKLQKDSFPALSSRYRIPLPGIDGEEPSQLSVKVSTMPDLATELLAMEGADDETEAFLPSVRNDLVPENSFLSLGMVPWDVLEMLRLGAEYYQPQSVTQAGDGLPVIMIQTSRPKAKALIQDLKDAGGLQAICFNPGEDPFGGDRYDIGLLQTGNGDLHLFGEFGEDDPTHVAARKKWEQRCKKTKGYCGLIIAKGLTGASRGNPQFKDMMAIFEARALSDKDLGLGTLRLSLAVDWM